The proteins below are encoded in one region of Aquisphaera giovannonii:
- a CDS encoding M24 family metallopeptidase has translation MFDLDAIQRGLRDFGLDGWLLYDFRGSNVLARRVLDLDGKPAGSRRFFYMIPAAGEPARLVHRIEPGALDHLPGSKTVYMTWQELEAGVAGLLAGRSRVAMEYAPRVSNPYVSKVDAGTIELVRSLGVDVASSGDLVQQFEATWDDEQWRMHREAEACTTSAYDVAWGLIADRTRGGGAVRETEVQAAILDHFRRHGMTTYAPPIVGVGPHSGDPHYEPLPGKDSEIRTGDFVLVDLWCKLDRPRSVYSDLTRVGYVGETVPDRYESIFAIVARARDAAIELVRSAFAAGRPLHGWEVDDACRKVIDGAGYGPYFVHRTGHNIGQEVHGNGAHMDNLETHEERLVLRRTCFSVEPGIYRDDFGVRSEVNVFVDAEGKVHVTGGLQDRVIAIHGR, from the coding sequence ATGTTCGACCTCGACGCGATCCAGCGCGGCCTGCGTGATTTCGGGCTCGACGGCTGGCTCCTGTACGACTTCCGCGGGAGCAACGTGCTCGCCCGTCGTGTGCTGGACCTGGACGGGAAGCCCGCCGGCTCCCGCCGATTCTTCTACATGATCCCCGCGGCCGGTGAGCCGGCCCGGCTCGTGCATCGGATCGAGCCCGGCGCCCTCGACCACCTGCCCGGGTCGAAGACCGTCTACATGACCTGGCAGGAGCTCGAAGCCGGCGTCGCGGGACTCCTCGCGGGCCGATCCCGCGTGGCCATGGAGTACGCCCCAAGGGTGTCCAATCCCTACGTCTCCAAGGTGGACGCGGGGACCATCGAGCTGGTGCGGTCCCTGGGAGTCGACGTGGCCTCCTCCGGGGACCTCGTTCAACAGTTCGAGGCGACCTGGGACGACGAACAGTGGCGGATGCACCGCGAGGCCGAGGCCTGCACCACGTCGGCCTACGACGTCGCCTGGGGCCTGATCGCGGACCGGACCCGGGGCGGCGGCGCGGTGCGCGAGACCGAGGTCCAGGCCGCCATCCTGGACCATTTCAGGCGTCACGGCATGACCACCTACGCCCCGCCCATTGTGGGAGTCGGCCCGCACAGCGGCGACCCCCACTACGAGCCACTCCCGGGCAAGGATTCCGAGATCCGAACCGGCGATTTCGTGCTGGTCGACCTGTGGTGCAAGCTCGACCGCCCGCGCTCCGTCTACAGCGACCTGACCCGGGTCGGTTACGTCGGCGAGACCGTCCCTGACAGGTACGAATCCATATTCGCGATCGTCGCGAGAGCCCGGGACGCTGCCATCGAGCTGGTGCGGTCAGCCTTCGCCGCGGGCCGCCCCCTCCACGGCTGGGAGGTGGACGATGCCTGCCGGAAGGTCATCGATGGCGCCGGATATGGGCCCTATTTCGTCCACAGGACCGGCCACAACATCGGCCAGGAAGTGCACGGGAATGGAGCGCACATGGATAACCTGGAGACCCACGAGGAACGCCTCGTGCTCCGCCGCACCTGCTTCTCCGTAGAGCCCGGCATTTATCGCGACGACTTCGGCGTGCGCAGCGAGGTCAACGTCTTCGTGGACGCCGAAGGCAAGGTGCACGTCACCGGCGGACTTCAGGATCGGGTGATCGCCATCCACGGCAGGTGA